A segment of the Candidatus Protochlamydia naegleriophila genome:
TGAACAAGGTTTTGATGACGTCTTTGCATGTTTTGTAAATTGAGCTGACAAGGGGGATTTGCTTGACAATGTATTCGGCGAATTTGATCAAGCTACGGAAAAAAAACCACCGCACGATAAACCCAAGTCCGATGGTGATGAAAAATAAGCTTGTTAATATCAGCAGCTGGGCCAGGAGATTTTGCAATTGTTTGGCGCTTAAGAACAGAAATCCTTGTGCAAATAAATCGTAGTGATCGAAGACCGTCTTGACTATTCCTAGAAAAGGCGTTGTCAATAGGTTAAAGACGAAGATAACGATGGCAAGCGTGAGGGCAACGGGAAGCAGTATCACAAGCCCCGTAATGAAGAATTTTTTCATGGTATCATGAACCTTTATTCACCTTGACATAGGATCAAGGAGTGTTTTTGACAAAGAGTGGTAAATAGAATGAAACCAAACAGGACATGAATATTGTCAGGGAACTAAAAAAGGAATCCTGTTGATTCCAATTTCTAGTTTACTTAATCCTTTGCGGTTTCGAAAGCACATTAATATGGTAAAATGATAACTGGAAAGTTCTTATTTTACCATAGCAAGTAGCTTAAGATTAGAGGTTTTAGCGGCGACTACTTTTTTCCAGGCTTTTTTTTGCTTTTTTTAGAAGAGGAGCGGTTTTTAGAAGATTTAACGTTTTTGGGGCGCGCGGTGTTTTTTTGCGAGCTCTTTTTTGGAGCCCATTTTTTATTGAAAAACTTTTCTGATTTCTTTTGAGAAGCTTTTTTGTGTTGCTTTAGGGTTTCTCCTGTTCGTTGAGGGCTGTCAGAGGCGACAATATACCATTTTGTTTCTTGAGAGATAAAGTCAACGCTTTCAAGCATGACGACAAGATTGTCGCCTGGTGCATAGCGCGCTCCATGGCGCGTGCCCCGCAAGAGCATCTGCTCATCTTCGAAAACAAAATAATCCTCACCAAGATCTGAGATGTGAATGAATCCCTCTAATAGAAGATCTATGATCTCAAAGTAGATGCCAAAGTTTTTAACGCGTGTGATGATGGCGCGAAATTCTTGACTCGGATCTTTCTGATGCATTTCTTGAAGCAGGCGCAATTTCTTTAAAACGACAACGCTATTTTCTGCCTTGGCACTGATTCGCTCTTGCTCAGAGCATTGGCTTGCGACTTGTTGGAGATATTCAAAAACGTCGCTTTCACCGAAGAGAATGCGGTGTACGACGAGGTCTACATAGCGCCGAATAGGGCTCGTAAAGTGGCAATAGTGTGTTAAACTTAAGCCATAATGCCCAATATTTTCGGCCGAATAGGCAGCGAGGCGCATGCGGCGAATGTAGCTGGAAGCCAGGTAGTTGCTGTAGGCCGTTTCTCCAGCTTCTTCAAAAAGCTTTTGAAGATCGCGAGGAGTTGGTATGTCAGGCAATCTAAAACCGAAAGCCGTCGCCAAGACCGAGAAGTCGCGTAAATTTTCTTCAGCCGGTTCATCGTGAATGCGATAGGTGAGGTTTTTGCCGCGTTCGCTCAAGTCCCATGCCACGACTTCGTTAGCCTTTAGCATGAACTCTTCTACCATCTGGTGCGTAATGTCATAAGTGATGTAATCAGTTGCATGGGGCTTGCCTTTCTCATCCACCAAGACAACGAGCTCGGGCAGTGAAAACTCAATGCTACCGCGTTCATAGCGCTTTTGTTTAAAGAGCCGGCATAACTCCACCATGAGATCTAAGTTGGCTTTATGAGGGCTGCTTTTTTGCCCATCAAGCACTTTTTTAGCTTCTTTGTAGGTGAAGCGCTTGCAGCTTTTGATGACTGAGCGGCTAAAGCGATAGTCGATTAACTTTCCGGATGCATCGATGCGCATTAAAACTGAAACTGCCAAACGGTTGACATTAGGTTTCAAGCTACATAAGTTTTCGGATAGGGCTCCTGGCAGCATGGGAATGCAGCAGCCGGGAAAGTAAGTGGAGTTGCAGCGAACCTGTGCTTCGGCATCCAGGGCTGTGCCCGGCCTCACATAATGAGAGACGTCTGCAATGTGCACCCCTAGATGATAAATGCCATTGTCATCGCGCGTTAAACTTAAGGCGTCGTCAAAGTCTTTAGCTGTATCAGGATCGATAGTAAAGGTTGTCAGGTGTCTTAGATCTTCTCTACTTTTAATATCTTTTTGTGAGACCACTTTTCCAAGACTTTCGGCTTCTTCTATTGCACGCGTTGTAAAATCAGATCTTAGCTCAAATTCTTCAATGGCGGCATAAATGTCACATGATGGATCAGAGATGTGCCCTAAGTAGTGTGAAAAGCGGCAAAGCGTTTCTGTTTCTTTTGATCCCCAATCGACAATTTCCATGACAATGCGATCGCCAATTTGCAAGGCACGCTCATCGGTTGGATGGAGTACAACGCGTTGCTGCGTTCCAAGGAGGGGGACGTGGACGATAAATGAGCCTTCTTGATCGACATGACGGATGATTCCAGCCATGTGAGTTCTGCCTCTTGATAAAATGGCGATGACTTTTCCTTCCGGGCCTTTATCTGAGATGACTTCTTGATTGACGAGTACTTCGACGACATCGCCATCAACAGCATTTTTAGTCAGGTGCTTTGGAATGAAGATATCTTGGTCGTAGTCGGTTGGCGCGTTGAGTTGAACAAAGCCGAATCCGCGTGGATGCATTTTGATTGTGCCGGTCACTACGTCTGAGCGTGATTTTTTCCAGGCATAGCGATTCTGCTCGCATAGAACTAAATTCGATTCGACTAATTCGTTGAGAACATCTTGGAAAATCGGTTCATGCTGTGGAGGTAAAGCGAGGCGTTGCATTAACTCCTCTTTGCTCAAAGGCATAAAACTTTTGCCGCCCATAAATTGCTCTGTAATTTTAAATAAATTACTAAACAATTTCTCTTCTTTAGCACTTCTTCCGGACGGTTCCTTTTGTTTTGACTTTTTGCTGCTTTTTACCATAAAATTAACGAAATATCCTTGTATGTAATTTAAAAAAGCGACTGTAACATAGGTTGTTAATCTATGCTAGACTAATTCAGCGTTAGAGGGTGTTTACCAAATCAGATCGATTGATTTGTATGCTAAAATTGCCAAAAAGTTGCAAAAAAAATTCGCACTATTCCGAAAAAATTTTACTCCTTTTAGGACGATTTAAACCCGACTTACAGCCTATGAAGATAGCAAGTCGGGTTTTACTTAGCATGAAAGTTTCTAAATGGTATGATTGCGTTGAATTTTAAGTGATTCAAATGCCAATTATTCGCATGGTTGGTGGCTTGCAATCGCAAATATTATGTTAACCTGATGGAAAAAAATGAAATACGATCATCAACAGATTGAAACTAAATGGCAAAAGTTTTGGTTGGAAAATAAGACTTATAAAACCGAAGACGATGTTCAAAAGCCGAAATACTACATTTTGGACATGTTCCCTTATCCTTCCGGAGCTGGGCTCCACGTGGGGCATGTTGTTGGCTACACGGCGACTGATATTCTTTCTCGCTATATGCGGGCCAAAGGATATAATGTGCTGCACCCAATGGGATGGGATAGCTTTGGATTGCCGGCAGAACAATATGCCATTCGGACAGGCACTCATCCAGCTAAGTCTACACAAGAAAATATTGACAATTACCGCCGCCAGCTTCGTTCTCTTGGATTTAGCTATGACTGGGATCGAGAATTGGCTACGAGTGATCCAAGTTACTATAAATGGACGCAATGGATCTTCACGAAGCTTTATGAAAAAGGGCTGGCCTATGAGGCTGAAATGCTCGTCAATTACTGCCCAGCCCTTGGTACAGTATTGGCCAATGAAGAGATTGAAGATGGCAAAACTAAAGATGGGGGATATCCAGTTGAGCGAAGACCTCTTCGGCAGTGGATTCTAAAAATTACGGCTTACGCTGATCGCCTCATTCAAGATTTGGATTTGCTAGACTGGCCTGAAAGCTTAAAGAAGTTGCAAATCAATTGGATCGGAAAGAGCGAAGGGGCTCACGTACAGTTTACTGAAGCGTCGACAAAGGAGCCTATTTCAGTTTTTACGACTCGTCCGGATACCTTATTTGGGGCCACTTACGTCGTTTTGGCACCGGAGCATCCCTTAGTTCCTCGCATAACAACAGCTGAGCAACTTAGTGCTGTTGAAGACTATCAGGCTCAGGTAGCTAGCAAGAGCGACTTAGACCGTACCGAATTGAATCGTGAAAAGACAGGCGTTTTCACAGGAGCGTATGCCATCAATCCTGTTAATGGCCAATCGGTTCCGATCTGGATTTCTGACTATGTGCTCATGAATGTGGGAACGGGCTCTATCATGGCTGTTCCAGCTCACGATGAGCGCGATTTTGAATTTGCGACAAGCTTTAAGCTGCCGATTATTCCTGTTTATGACCCTCAAGATGAAGAAGAAAGTATTCGGCAAGATGTCGTTGCTGGAAAGAAATGCTGGCCAGGAGAAGGGATTAGCATTAATAGTTCGCACGGTGACTTGACTCTGAATGGCTTAAAGGTGGAAGAGGCTAAGCGTGCCACGATCGAATGGCTAGAAAAGAATAAGAAAGGAAAGGCCGCAACAACCTATAAATTGCGCGACTGGCTTTTTTCACGCCAGCGCTATTGGGGCGAGCCATTCCCATTGCTGAAGTTTGAAGATGGCTCAATCCGCATCTTAGATGAAGATGAGCTTCCTTTATGCCCGCCAGAGATTACCAACTACAAACCAACGGGGGATGGCAAGGGACCGCTGACGCAAGTTCGTGAATGGGTAGAGATTGTCGATGCAAAAACTGGCAAGAAAGCTTTTCGTGATACCAATATCATGCCTCAATGGGCAGGGTCTTGCTGGTATTACCTGCGTTTTTGCGATCCGCACAACGACAAGCAGGCATTTGATCCAGAAAAAGAAAAGTATTGGCTTCCTGTCGATTTATACGTAGGCGGAGTGGAACATGCCGTTTTACACCTTCTGTATGCTCGTTTTTGGCATAAAGTGCTCTATGATTGCGGCTATGTCCACACGCTTGAGCCTTTCCAAACACTGCGCAATCAGGGGTTGGTTGTTGCTCGTTCCTATCAGAATCAGTCCCGCGCTTACGTCGAACCTCAGCATGTTCAAGAAAAAGAGGGCAAGTATTACGACCGGCGCACTGGGGAGGAGTTGACTAGCCAAATCGATAAGATGTCAAAGAGTAAGTTGAATGGAGAAAGTCCAGATGACGTTATTCAAGAATATGGTGCAGATGCTCTTCGCATCTATGAAATGTTTATGGGGCCTCTAGATAAAGAAAAAGTGTGGAATACCGATGCTGTTTCTGGAGCGCGTCGTTTCCTCAACCGTTTTTACGACATGGCTTTTTCTGAGAAAGTGTCGAATGAAATTTCTGATGAGGCCTTAAAGCTTGGACATCGTTTGGTTCACGGTGTGACCAAGGACGTCGAGTCGCTGCAGTTTAATACGGCGATTGCGAAGATGATGGAATTTATGAATGATTTTACAAAGCTTCCCATCTACCCTCGCATTGTCGTTCGCATGGCAACCCAAGTGCTGGCTCCCTTTGCACCACATCTTGCCGAAGAGGTTTGGGAGCAACTGAATTGTGAAGAATCGCTTTCTTATACACCTTTTCCCCAGATAGAGGAAAAGTATTTGCAAGACGAGGTGATCACTTACGTCGTACAGGTCAATGGAAAGGTGAGAGGGCGCTTTGAGTTGCCGAAAGATCAGCCTCAAGAGGCTGTTCTGGAAGCTGCTAAGCTTAACCCGCACATTCAGCAATTTATTGGTGGCAAAGAGATTGAAAAGGTCATTTTTGTGCCAAACAAGCTTCTCAGCATTGTACTAGCTTAAAGTCTCTTTTACACGTCAGGCTGCATAGCCTGACGTGTAAAGCAAGCATTCGAGGAGATTTCTTTAAAGGATTGAGCTGCTCATTCCCTCATTTGGAAAAGACCTCGAAGAGTTTATTCTTTATTCTTCATTCTCTTTCAATTTTCCACAGCTAAGTACCTCTACCTGTCCATCTGTGCTAATTAGTAAATCTATGACTTTCATAATCATATTTATAGTATTTAATAGCTTTAATTGATATTGATCAGACTTTAGCCAAATCGTGTCTTTACATATATCGAATTACCATGCACTGCTCGCTGCTCTTATACAGTAAGTTCACGAGGAAAAGGGCTTGTTCCTTTGCTAGAGAATGAATGAAACCAAAGTATAATGATGGCCTTGGTCTAAAATATTTTAGGGAAGGCATTGGCTAACTAGGTAGAACAACATGTATTTAAAGCAACCGAGAAGTGTATTCTTTACCTTCATATTCTTCAGTTTTCTTAATACGGCTTCTCATGCAGCCTGTCCTATACCGGGGTCGGGGATTGTTGTAAATGGGACAACTGCAACAGAAAGTGGGTGTACTATTACCACTGTTGCGACTCCGGGGTTACAGTCCAACTTGGCTGGGACGATCAATTTTAGTAATGGATCGGTTACAACAAGTGGTGGTGGAGCCTATGGAGCGTATGCCAATCGGACTGGCTCCACCATAAACCTCAACAACGTTTCTTTTACAACAGCCAGTGCAAATGCGCTTTTTCTCAATAGTGGGAAAATGAGTTTTAATACCGGTAGCATTTTGACAATAGGTGCATCCACTAATGGCGCTCAATTATTGGGAACGAACTCACTATTAACTTTGGACAATGTGAGTATTCAGACAAACGGAACAGCAGGAGTCGGCTTGTTTGTGCAGTTGGGGGGGAATGCAGTCAATGCGACGAATTGCACCATTACAACAACTGCTAATGGAGGAGAGGGGGTTGATGTAGGTTTGGGCACCGGCGCTGCAAGCTCCGCCTCTCTTAATAATTGCATCATTAATACAGCACAAGGCGTAGGTCCTCCTTCTTTTGGGGCCGTAGTCGCTAGAAATGGCTCTTCTATTGTTGTCCAAGATAGCACGATTAATAGTGAAGTGTATGGCGTACATTCTATTGATGGGGGCGCTTCAATTGTTGTGGACAACACGGCAGTCAATATCAATGCCAATGCCGCTGTATTTGGCGCTTATGCTCAAAATAACACAACAATCACGCTACAAAATAACACAAGTGTCACTACAGCTGGTGGCAACAATGCTCACGGATTTGTCATTCAAGATGGAAGTACAGGCAATGTATTTGATAGCAGCATCGAGACTTCGGGGACAAATGCTCAGGGCATTTTCATGATAGGTTTTAGCGCAGACAACCAAGCAAACATCTCCAATTCCGCTATTTCAACAAATGGAAATGGGGCAAGCGCTATAACAACTTTTGGGAATGTTGGAAGAGTTAATGCGCTTCAGGCTACGAATACAACTTTTTCTGCAGCAAATGAGGATTTAATTTCAATTGCCGGAGGAATTGCAAATATAAATTTTACGGGTGTTTCCGCAGATGCTGCAGCCAATCATCGTCTTCTTTTAGTCGACGGGTCTAATCCTGCTACTTTAAACTGGATTGCTGACACTTCTAATCTTTCAGGAGATATGCAGGTAATAAGTGGCAATACGGGTAACGTGACTTTAGGTAATTCCACATGGACGGGCGCAGCATTGGATGTCACAAACCTTGCAGTCAATTCAAGTACTTGGAATTTAACAGCCAATTCGACTATTACAAATCAATTGATAAATGCCGGAATCATTGATTTCGTCGCTCAAGGAGACATTTTTAAAACATTGACAGTAAGCGGTCCTTATATCGGTCAAAACGGTTCCATGGGGCTTAATACATTTTTGGGAGGGGATGGCTCACCTTCAGATCTGCTTATTATTAACGGTGGAACAGCTTCGGGTAGTACAGCCTTGACGATTCATAATACGACAGGGGGGAGGAGCGCTGACAGTTGGCGACGGAATTTTAGTCGTTGATGCAATCAATGGAGGAACAACGAGCCCTGATGCTTTTTCTTTAGGGAATTTGGTGATCGCGGGTCCTTATGAATATGCCCTATTCCGCGGCGATATGGATGGCACAGATCCTGATAATTGGTATCTGCGCTCTACTCTGGATCCAACTCCTCCATCTCCTACGCCTCCAACACCTGTTCCACCAATTCCAATTCCTCCTATCCCTATTCCTCCAACACCACCAGTTCCACCAACTCCTCCTCCGATTCCTCATTTCAGACGGGAAGTTTCTTTGTATTCCGCCTTACCTTCTACAGTATTGCTTTATGGGCGCGCATTGCTTGACACATTACATCAACGCGTGGGTGATATATCTCAGCAATGTGAATGCGAATGCTATGACTTCAATACAAGTTCATTTTTTAAAAATTTCTGGACTCGTTTCATCAATCAGAATGGCAAGCAGCATGGGGGAGATATTTTCCATCATGGCCCTAATTTCAAATTCAACTTTTCGGCTTTTCAAGCAGGCGTGGACATTTATCGAGGAATCCATTGGGATGGCAGCCGCGATCATGTGGGAGTTTTAGGGGTTATTGGACGCGGTAGAAGCAGTGTAAGGCATTTTATTGCTCATATAAATGCAGGTACGAATAAATTTAATGCTTATACAGCCGGAGCTTATTGGACACACTTTGGTTGTTCCGGATGGTATATAGATAGTGTGCTTCAGACTAGTTGGTACGATCGCATTAAAGCTGACTCGAGACGCATTCGGTCTTTAAAAACTCACGGTCAAGATTTTATGGGGTCGGTTGAAGCGGGGTATCCCTGGAAACTTAAATATTTTACTTTGGAGCCTCAAGCTCAAGTTGTTTATCAGACATTGTCCTTACATGACGCAAGAGAATTCATTGCCAAAATTGATTTTCATAGAACCCAATCTGTTTTGGGAAGGTTTGGTGTACGTTTGTTTAATACCTGGTGTCTCGGGGCTTTTCCTTCTAATGAAGCTCGTCAATTAACTGTATGGATTAGAACTGATATTTGGCACGACTTTCATGGTAAGTCTAAAACATTCTTTCCTTCAGGAGAAGGGCCGATAGGTTTTGTTTCTGATTTACATGGTAGTTGGTTTGAAGGCAGTTTTGGGGTGACGGCTCAGCTTACAGATAGTATCTCTTTTTATGGTTCTTTTAGCGGAGATGTTTATCTTAATGGCCGTGGATATTCTTATGGGGGAATGGCGGGTCTTCAAGCAAATTTCTAACAATCTATGCTTAAGTTGCATGGCTTCATCAGCCTCAAGAGGCTGTTCTAGAAGCTGTGTAGCTTAATCTGCACATTCAGCAATTTATTGGCGGCAAAGAGACTGGTCATGTGTTGCCTAACAAGCTGTTCAGCATATGTAAGATTCTTGCAAAAATCTAGAAAGCGTGAAGGGTTATTTTTTAGGGGTTATTTTAAAGATCTGCGGCGAGGTTAAAGAAAGATGATGGGAGATGAATGCGCTATGACTAGTGCAGCCACTCATCCGAGTGGCTGACATTTTGAAAGAAAGAATTAGCCTTTTTTTCTTGCAAGAAGGGCCATGAAGAGCGGGATTTCTTCCCGACTGCGGTTTTCCATTTTGGCAGCCTTTCCTTCGCTGATCTTATTCGAGCACCACTCTTCGATGAGATCAACGGTGAATCCTGTTTCATATAGCCAGTGAGTATAAGAGGACAAAGGATGGTGGAAAGACCAAGTTTGTTGCGATTCTTTCCCTTTCCCCGGATGCATTTGAATCGGAATTTTCATGTCTGACATGTAGCGGTCGATGCGGCGATATTGGACTTTATTTTCTTGATCTACTTTCCAAGAAGATTGGCGGGGAATGCGAAAGCATGGGTGGTTGAGAACAATGATAAAGGGAGCGTTCGGTTGAAGGTGGCGAGCTGCATTTTGGAAAACTTTGAGAGGGGCTTCAATATTTTGAAGGGCCAAAATGATGGTCGCGTGGGTAAAATCTGTTTTTTTTGTGGGGAGTGGATAGGTTGCATCTCCCTGCATGAATTGATGGTTAGGATTGCGATTGTATTGACGAGCGGAAGTGATCAATTGGGGGGCGATATCGATTCCAGTGTAAGAGACATGTGGCGGAAGATGGCGGCTTAAAACGCCTTGACCGCAAGCCAAATCCAACAATGCTGCTGCCTTTTCTTTGTCCGAAAAATTGAGCATTTTTACGATGTTTGGAATGATAATATTTTGATGATAATAGTGTCCTTGTTCGCCAACAGCATCATCGTACCAGCGACCAACAGAATTCCAAGATGTAGTAGGTTGTTTTGCCATAAATATCAATTTTTCCGAATTTTTTTTTGTCTAAGAATCTCATGATCAGTTATTTTTTGTCGAGCTTCGACTCATATTAGTATCAATTAGAATCAAATAATGCAATTGACGCATTTAATTTTAGTTGATATGATGCCAAAAAATGTTTAAATGCTGAAAGGGAGTCTCAATCAATGGTGTCTTTAGGAGTTAGTTATATGGTTAGTGATCCTTTATCAAAGGCGAATTTCCAGCAACAAGTTGATAGCCTGTCCGCCAAAATTGAAACGTTAGAAAATAAATGCAAGCAGAATGCGAATGCCGTTACCAAAACGGATATTATAGATATCATTCGTGATCTGGAAAGAATAAATGAGACGATTGATACCGATGTGCTTGAAAACAGAAAACTTGTTTTGGCGCAAGGCAAGCAAATTAACGAGCGCATTGCGCAGGCTTTAAACACATTTTTCACTTATCATAAAACGCAGCCATCGACAGTAGCCCAGAAAAACATTGGTGAGTTAATCGCCTCTTTATTTGCTAAGTTAAATACAGAAATGGTTTCTGATGAAACTGTCAAAAATTTAAAAGAGAAGTGGAAGGCTTTTTCACAAAAAATTCAAGAGTCTGGTAAAAGCAAACAAGCATAGGTGGTCGAATGATCATTGAGTCGGTTTTTGAGTCTCAGCATCCTATTCCATCTAAATACACAGGCGATGGAGCCGACATTTCTCCTCCTTTGAAATTTTTACAGCTTCCCTCTAGTGCCAAAAGTTTGGCATTGATTGTCGATGATCCCGATGCGCCGCGAGGCACATTTGATCATTGGATTGTCTGGAATATTCCGCCAAGACTTGAAGAATTATCAGAAGGGGCTCCCGAGCTTCGTGTGAGTGTAGAGTCTAAACAGGGGATAAATGGGTTCGGTCAATCCATTTACCGCGGTCCAGCTCCTCCGCCAGGAAAGCCCCACCGCTATTTTTTTAAGCTTTAT
Coding sequences within it:
- the leuS gene encoding leucine--tRNA ligase gives rise to the protein MKYDHQQIETKWQKFWLENKTYKTEDDVQKPKYYILDMFPYPSGAGLHVGHVVGYTATDILSRYMRAKGYNVLHPMGWDSFGLPAEQYAIRTGTHPAKSTQENIDNYRRQLRSLGFSYDWDRELATSDPSYYKWTQWIFTKLYEKGLAYEAEMLVNYCPALGTVLANEEIEDGKTKDGGYPVERRPLRQWILKITAYADRLIQDLDLLDWPESLKKLQINWIGKSEGAHVQFTEASTKEPISVFTTRPDTLFGATYVVLAPEHPLVPRITTAEQLSAVEDYQAQVASKSDLDRTELNREKTGVFTGAYAINPVNGQSVPIWISDYVLMNVGTGSIMAVPAHDERDFEFATSFKLPIIPVYDPQDEEESIRQDVVAGKKCWPGEGISINSSHGDLTLNGLKVEEAKRATIEWLEKNKKGKAATTYKLRDWLFSRQRYWGEPFPLLKFEDGSIRILDEDELPLCPPEITNYKPTGDGKGPLTQVREWVEIVDAKTGKKAFRDTNIMPQWAGSCWYYLRFCDPHNDKQAFDPEKEKYWLPVDLYVGGVEHAVLHLLYARFWHKVLYDCGYVHTLEPFQTLRNQGLVVARSYQNQSRAYVEPQHVQEKEGKYYDRRTGEELTSQIDKMSKSKLNGESPDDVIQEYGADALRIYEMFMGPLDKEKVWNTDAVSGARRFLNRFYDMAFSEKVSNEISDEALKLGHRLVHGVTKDVESLQFNTAIAKMMEFMNDFTKLPIYPRIVVRMATQVLAPFAPHLAEEVWEQLNCEESLSYTPFPQIEEKYLQDEVITYVVQVNGKVRGRFELPKDQPQEAVLEAAKLNPHIQQFIGGKEIEKVIFVPNKLLSIVLA
- a CDS encoding class I SAM-dependent methyltransferase, producing the protein MAKQPTTSWNSVGRWYDDAVGEQGHYYHQNIIIPNIVKMLNFSDKEKAAALLDLACGQGVLSRHLPPHVSYTGIDIAPQLITSARQYNRNPNHQFMQGDATYPLPTKKTDFTHATIILALQNIEAPLKVFQNAARHLQPNAPFIIVLNHPCFRIPRQSSWKVDQENKVQYRRIDRYMSDMKIPIQMHPGKGKESQQTWSFHHPLSSYTHWLYETGFTVDLIEEWCSNKISEGKAAKMENRSREEIPLFMALLARKKG
- a CDS encoding VacB/RNase II family 3'-5' exoribonuclease, giving the protein MQRLALPPQHEPIFQDVLNELVESNLVLCEQNRYAWKKSRSDVVTGTIKMHPRGFGFVQLNAPTDYDQDIFIPKHLTKNAVDGDVVEVLVNQEVISDKGPEGKVIAILSRGRTHMAGIIRHVDQEGSFIVHVPLLGTQQRVVLHPTDERALQIGDRIVMEIVDWGSKETETLCRFSHYLGHISDPSCDIYAAIEEFELRSDFTTRAIEEAESLGKVVSQKDIKSREDLRHLTTFTIDPDTAKDFDDALSLTRDDNGIYHLGVHIADVSHYVRPGTALDAEAQVRCNSTYFPGCCIPMLPGALSENLCSLKPNVNRLAVSVLMRIDASGKLIDYRFSRSVIKSCKRFTYKEAKKVLDGQKSSPHKANLDLMVELCRLFKQKRYERGSIEFSLPELVVLVDEKGKPHATDYITYDITHQMVEEFMLKANEVVAWDLSERGKNLTYRIHDEPAEENLRDFSVLATAFGFRLPDIPTPRDLQKLFEEAGETAYSNYLASSYIRRMRLAAYSAENIGHYGLSLTHYCHFTSPIRRYVDLVVHRILFGESDVFEYLQQVASQCSEQERISAKAENSVVVLKKLRLLQEMHQKDPSQEFRAIITRVKNFGIYFEIIDLLLEGFIHISDLGEDYFVFEDEQMLLRGTRHGARYAPGDNLVVMLESVDFISQETKWYIVASDSPQRTGETLKQHKKASQKKSEKFFNKKWAPKKSSQKNTARPKNVKSSKNRSSSKKSKKKPGKK
- a CDS encoding autotransporter outer membrane beta-barrel domain-containing protein; amino-acid sequence: MNGGTTSPDAFSLGNLVIAGPYEYALFRGDMDGTDPDNWYLRSTLDPTPPSPTPPTPVPPIPIPPIPIPPTPPVPPTPPPIPHFRREVSLYSALPSTVLLYGRALLDTLHQRVGDISQQCECECYDFNTSSFFKNFWTRFINQNGKQHGGDIFHHGPNFKFNFSAFQAGVDIYRGIHWDGSRDHVGVLGVIGRGRSSVRHFIAHINAGTNKFNAYTAGAYWTHFGCSGWYIDSVLQTSWYDRIKADSRRIRSLKTHGQDFMGSVEAGYPWKLKYFTLEPQAQVVYQTLSLHDAREFIAKIDFHRTQSVLGRFGVRLFNTWCLGAFPSNEARQLTVWIRTDIWHDFHGKSKTFFPSGEGPIGFVSDLHGSWFEGSFGVTAQLTDSISFYGSFSGDVYLNGRGYSYGGMAGLQANF
- a CDS encoding DUF502 domain-containing protein; the protein is MKKFFITGLVILLPVALTLAIVIFVFNLLTTPFLGIVKTVFDHYDLFAQGFLFLSAKQLQNLLAQLLILTSLFFITIGLGFIVRWFFFRSLIKFAEYIVKQIPLVSSIYKTCKDVIKTLFNSNTNSFKQVVLVRFPNAATYSIGFITREGLPGLQETPFASAVTVFVPTTPNPTSGFLVIYRQEDLVYLDMKVEEAFKYIISCGMIAPSFNPIQKGPAPQAEKIFSPLISQESCEAS
- a CDS encoding YbhB/YbcL family Raf kinase inhibitor-like protein, whose amino-acid sequence is MIIESVFESQHPIPSKYTGDGADISPPLKFLQLPSSAKSLALIVDDPDAPRGTFDHWIVWNIPPRLEELSEGAPELRVSVESKQGINGFGQSIYRGPAPPPGKPHRYFFKLYALDQELSIPEGSKKTDVEEAMKGHIIERAELIGTYQR